The segment CAGTTCCTGTGCAGGGAGAGCCCTCTCGTGGCTGATGCGGAGATGAAGGCGCTGGGAAGGGGAGAACGGCAACGTGGGGCTGAGGAGTTCCAGATGGGAAGTATGGCTGGGAAATCGGGATGGGCGACTCAGTGAGCCCGTGGGACAGGGGAGCAGGGGACAAGAGGACAACAGGGATAAATGGGACCAGGAGAATGAGCATCCTAATGATGGCCCCAAGGGACAGGGGAGCAGGGGACAAGAGGACAAAGGGGACAAACGGGACCAGTGGAATGAGCAACTCAGTGACCCCATGGGACAGAGATCCAAGGGACAAGGGAGATAAATGGGACCAAAGGAACGAGCATCCCAATGATAGACCCAGGAGATGGGACAAATGGGACGAAAGGACAAGAGAGATGAATGGGACCAGGGGAAGGAGCATCTCGGTGATCCCATGGGACAGGGTAGTGGGGACAAGAGGACAACAGGGATGGGACCAGGGGAGCGAGCATCCCATTGATGGCCCCAAGGGACAGGGGAGCAGGGGACATATGGGACCAGGGTAATGAGAAGATCAATGACCCCATGGGACATGGAGACGTGGCCACAAGGGGAAAGAGCATCCACATGACCCCATAGGACAGAAGAGCAGGGAACAAGGGGAACAAATAGGACCAGGACAATGAGCATCCCAACAACACCAGGAGATGAGGGGGCCAAGTGGGACCCAAGGGGAGAGAGAATCCCAATGATCCTATGGGACAAGGGAccacaggacaagggggacACAGGGAACAGGGGCACAGATGGGACTAAGGGGAGAGATGGGACCAGGAGAATGGGTTCTATCTGGACTTAGGTGTATGAGGATACGTCGGGTTTGAGCATGCAGCACTGCCCGGCCTCGTGCTGCTCACCCAGCCGTGCAGAAAAGGCAGAACCCCACCAATTTTCCAATCCTTTATTGTAAATAAACCTGTGACGTTGCAGGAGGCGGCGCGGGGGGGGCTGGGCGATGCACCCGGTGACCCCCCAGCACGGGTGAAGCAGGCACACGAGCAGGAGGTGAGGTGTGCTGTGGGGCCCTGGGGTCAGCTCACCCCATCCCTGGGCCATCCCGGAGGCACCGCAGGGCCGTAAAGcattaaaatcattaagaaaaaaaaaaaaaaaaaacccttatatttatatatatatatatttatagatatgTTCACGTCCCCCAAAGCGGCGACGAGTGTTGGGACTGGGGCACGGGGCTCCCATGGGGACGGCGGCGTCCTCTCGTAGGCACTGCAGCTGTGGGGACATTGTGATGACAGACTGAGGGGTGGGGGGTCGGACCCCCATACAGCACTCCGTGCTGcccagctccccacagcccaTCACTGTGGCCATGGGGTGTCACACGGGGACACGACCACGGCTGAGTTTGGGGCCATCCCATCCTGCTGCCACCTCCAAGCTATTGTGCTGGGACTGCCACTCGTGGTCGCCCTGTCCCACACAGGGGTCACCTCCTGTCCCACTGCTGACCCCATAGCAGGAGACACGTGAGGGGGAGAAAGGGGGACACTGCCACCCCACTGTGGGTGTGGGGTCCCCACTGTGCTGCGTGTCACTGTGGGGCTGCGGTGGGCCCTAAGTGCTCCGTGGTGTTGTGAGATGGATGGCTGGGGgtgatgtggggctgtggggacaggagTGACATGTGCCACCCCCTTGTCCTGAGGGTGACACATAGGACATGCGAAGTGCCATGAGGACCAGGGGACCAGGAGAAAGAGCATCCCAATGACCCTAAGGGACAAAGGGCCGGGGGAATAAAAGGGGCAAATGGGACCAGGGGAATGACCCCAAGGGACCAGGGAACAAGGGGACATGGGGTGATGCTCCCCTGGGCTTACtctgccccccagccccatagggTGACCCTATTTTGGGGTGCACCTTTTGGGATGGGGGAGATGATGGATGGGGGATGTCCTTGTTCCAGAGCCTGGCACCCATGGGTGTGGGACCCCACTGGTGGGGATGTTAGATAAGGGGGACAGGGGTGGCCCCCAGGCCCCGCTCTGGGAGCATGGAGGGGACAACTGGTCTGGTACTGAGGGATACTGGGGCATACTGGCCTGGTATGGGGGGTACAGCCCCCAGAGCTGGAAGATGCTGACATGGAGTGAAGGGGGGGTCCtgacccccaccccccccgGGGCCATGTGGGGTGGGGGTCCTGGTGCGGCCCCCCCGGGTACATTCATGGCGGTGCAGTGACCCCAACCCCAGAGGGCCCGGGGGGTCCAGACATTCGTGGCGGTGCAGTGGGGTCGGGGGGGATCCCCCCGTGCTCTCCTCCCTCCTCGGGCGGACCCGCTCAGGTCCCCCCAGACCTGCAACACAGAAGTGAGGAGCGCTTTAGTGCAGGAGGGTGACACGAGgtatgggatgggggggggggacacagggGACACCAAGCCCCAAAGAGcccccccccaccgccccgCTGGGCTCTTTGGGGTGGGCACAGAGATGGAGACAGCACGGGGGCAGCCGGACAGACAGTGACACGGACAGACGGGCGGCGGTTCCGGCCCGGGGGGGTCACCGCTGCCGCCGGACGGTGATGGTGACGAGGAGACGACGGGGTGGGGGGTTACACTCCCTGCTGCGCCGGGTCGTACCTTCCGCGGCGGATGTTCctggggacagtggggacagGACAGCGGTGTCAGCGTCCCCAGCGCCCCTCTGAGCCCCTGGACCCCCGGGGACAAGGAGGATAAGTAAGACCGAGGCAGTGAGGATCCCCATGACCTCATGGGATAAGGGGACAAAGGGGACTGGGGAACGAGCATCCCAATGACCCCAGGGGAcaagggacatggggacataGGGTCAAGGAGGACGAATCGGATCAGGGGAATGACAGCTCCGTGACCAcaggggacaatggggacaaaTGGGACTGGGGGAATAACGTCCCAGTGAGCCCGGGAGGCAAGGAGACGTGGTGATGAGGGGGACAAATGGGGCCAGGGGAATGAGCATCCCTGTGACCCcatggggacaaggggacatgGAGACGAGGGGAGAAATGGTACCAGGGGAATGAGCATCGCGATGACCCCGCTTACTTGAATCCCCATCCCGTGCCACCAAGGACGATGGCTGCCACCAGCACGGCCCCGGCAATGGACCCGATGATGATGTTGGTGCCGCTGGGACCTGGGACAGGAGGACAGGGACGTGCGTCAGAGCTGACCCGGCCGTGGGGCACCACGGGGAGCAGGGTCAGTGCCGTGTGCCCCCAGCAGACCCTTGTAGCGCTCCGTCTCCCCCGTGGGTTTGGGTTCAGGAATGGGGTCGTAGACGCTGCAGTCCTTCCCCGTCCACTCGGGCTGACAGATGCACTTCCCCTCATTGCTGCACACCTACGAGGGGACACGGTGTCACCCCGTGTTGTCACCccacctcccccagccctgTCCCCACGTCTCACCCCGTGCTCAAAGCAGATCTTCCCATCCCCGCTGCCGGGGCAGGAGCTGAAGTTGAAGGCGGTGACCGGAAGGCATTTGTGGTCGAGGCACAGCATGGCAGGGCCGCACGGCGTGCCGTCCTCCACGTAGCTCAGCTCTGAGCCATCCGCCAGCTGCACGTGGCCGCCCCTGCAAGTTGGCAGTGGGGTGACATGGGGATGCCACCAGGTCCACGTCCCTATCCCCTACGGGGTGGCAAGGGCACACTGCCATGTCTATGTCCTCATATCCAGAGGGGTGACATGAGGACACAACCGGGTCTATGTCCCAGTCCTCAAGGTGGCGACACGCTGAGAGGGTGGCAAAGGGACCCCACTGTGTCCATGTgcccatgtccccatccccaggaGGTGACGCACAGATCCCATTGTGTCCACGTCCCCAGGGCTGTGACACAGGGAATCCACCACATGCCCATCCCCAGTGAGATAATATAGGGTCAGCAAAGAGTCCCCAACAGGGTGATGCAAGGACCCAACCATGTCCAGGTCCCGCAGGGGATAACACAGAGACCCCGTGTCCGTATCCCCAAGAGGGTGACACTTAGAACCCAACATGTCCATTCCCCTGCCCACAAGGGGTGACCCAGGACCCCACTGTGCTCACGTCCCCATCCCTTAGGATGTGACACAAGCACACCACCAGGCCCCATTGGGGTGACACGGGGACCCTGCAGAGCCCACATCCCCAAGGGGGTGGCACTGTGACCCCGAGGCAGCGGCTCCGACCTGCAGTCCACGTAGCGGTTCTGATGGAAGAAGGTGGTGGTGGCCACCTCCCCACTCAGCTCTCCCAGCCGCGGTGTCCCCGAGATGTTGGCGCACAGCAGGAACCCGCACAGCACGTCCCTGCGAGCAGCGGGGCCGTGACAGCAGGTGACAGCGGGTGACACCAAGAGGGGACATGGGGCGCTCAGTGGGGTCACTCACTGCTTGTTGCACTGCGTCCACCCTGAGCCCTCGTGCCCGCAGTTGCCCCTCTCGGTGCCCTCCACGTTGAGTTTCTCGTAGCAGAAGCGCTCGGCAGAGCCTGCAGGGAGCCGTGTCACCCGCTGCCCCCGATGTGGGGACGGGGCTGTGGGGTTCTGTGCACTCACCGCGGCCCCAGAGCGCGTTGCACTGCCGGTCTCGGGTCTTACAGCGCCCACCATAGCAGCGGCCCTGGGAGCGGTTATAGGGTCATGATTGGCGCCCATGGGAGTAGTTATAAGGTGGCACCCATGGGAGTACAAATAGTGTCATGGTGGCACCCATGGGAGTGGTTACAGAGTCATGGTGGCACCAATGGGAGCGGGAATAGGGTCATGCCTGGCACCTGTAGGACTGGTTATAAGGTCATGGAGGTACCCATGGGAATAGGAATAGGGTCATGGCTGGTACCCATGGGAGTGGTTACAAAGGCATGGTGGCACTCATGGAAGCAGGAATAGGGTCATGGTGCCACCCATGGGAGTAGGAATAGGGTCATGGCTGCTACCCGTGGTATAGAGTTGTAGGGTTGGCACCCATGGGAGCGTGGCACCCACGAGCACCGTGATCCCATGGATGTGCCATACCTATGGTGCCACTCACCTGCTCGTTATCACAGAAGTACCCGTCCAGTTTGTGGAGGTTGGGGGGACACTGAGGGCAGGAGAGGACACTTGGGATCCTGCTGTACCCCAATGACCCTTCTGTGCCCCCATAATCCTACTGTGACTCTGCTGTGCCCCTACAACCCCACAGTACCACCACAGTCATGCTGTACCTCCAATGACCCCACCATGCCCCCCACAGCCCTACTGCACCCTAGTGACCCCACTGTGACTCCCAAAGCCCCACTGTGCCCCCAGTGACTGCACTGTGcccccactgaccccactgaccccacaGTTCCCCAGTGCCCCCTCTTACCTGGCTCGAGTCCCCGGTGCATGTCTCAGGGATGTCACACTCATTCACAGCCTCCCGGCAGGACACACCACGCGGTTCATACTGGTGGACAAATCCCACTTCAGGACCTGACCCCACAGACCTCCCAGCGCCCCACACTGTGCCCCATAGCACCTTgcatcccctacagcacagcccGTCGCTGCACATGGCATCGTGTGTCAGTGTGCACTTCTTGCAGCAGTTCCCTCCGCTCCTGGCACACTCCTGTGGGGCAGAGCAGTGTTCAGCCCCACCCCGGCCCCATAGTTTCCCCCCATGGCCTCCATCCCGCTCACCGTCTGCGATCCACAGTCGCACTCCTCTCCTGCCTCCACGAACCCATTGCCGCACTCTGGTGGGTCCAGGAGCTGTGGGGAAGAGCTGTGGGgttgtcccttccaacccaaacacgACCCCAAGGGACTCCCCATCCCATTGATACACATTGGCCCCGTTGATGCCCCCAGGGACTCCCCACCCCATTGATGCTTGTTGGCCCACTGATGCCTCAGGGAATCCCCATCACACTGGTATCTGTTGGCTCCCCCAGTGCTCCAGAGACTCCCCCACCTCATTCATGTTTGTCAACTCCGTTGATCCCCCAAGGGACTCCTGACTCCACTGATGCCCATTGGCCCCGTTGATACCCCAGGAACACCCCACCCCATTGATACCTATTGGACCACTGATGCCCTAAGGAGCCCCCACCCCACTGTTGCCCCATTACCTTTAGGGGTTTGTTGAAGAGACAGCTGCCACCGCCGTCCTGCAGGAATTGGTTGTACTCATCAATGCTGCAGCGGGAGAACTTCTGCGGGAGGTAGTACCTGTGGGGGGACACGCTGACACCGGGTGGCACCTCCAGGGGTGGCCATGTGCCACGTGGGGGCAGCGCTCACCCCATATCCCAGTAACCCCCCCCGTCCCCACCAATGACCCCGCTGTgttcccacagccctgctgttccCCAGTGGCTCCACTATTCCCCCAGTGACCTCACTGTGTCTCTACGACCCCACAGTGCCACCACGGCCTCACTGTGCCCCACTGACCCCGATGTGCCCTCCACCATCCAGCTGTGTCCCAGTGACCCCACTGTACCCCCACTGACCCCACCATGCTCACAATGACCCCTCTGTGCCCACATGGCCCACCCCTGTGCCCCCAATGACCCCGCTGTGCCCTCCACCACCCCACTGTGGGAGCACCCCACGGATGGCACCTCCTGGGGTGGCCGTGTGCCACGTGGGGACAGCGCTCACCCCGTGTCCTCCATGATGCAGCCCAGCCACACATCGGGGCAGCGGCAGTCCCCTATGGGATGGCAGAG is part of the Excalfactoria chinensis isolate bCotChi1 chromosome 24, bCotChi1.hap2, whole genome shotgun sequence genome and harbors:
- the ADAM11 gene encoding disintegrin and metalloproteinase domain-containing protein 11, with the protein product MSALRGWGWLLAALLSLTPSAGPAGATPQTSAPQRRLPRSGWLERQALSEVTHPSRLVGHSAGGEVPKHQLDTRVRNESGTGGGPGVHLAQVSFMVRAFGSVFILDLELNHHLLASHYVERHLGAGQNSSSTGVGEHCYYQGRVRGWPRSFAALSSCWGLHGVFSDGRDIFLIEPQEGTEHGEGLQPHLIQRTPSCAQPGCMLGAMGQSGLGSSARLRRRRRQVRRAQHTVHSETKYIELAVVNDHRLFQQFRRSVVLTSNFAKSVVNLADMIYKEQLNTRIVLVAMETWAAGDRIRMEEDSMGILNEFMRHRREEHSDAIHLFSGHTFQSSRSGTAFVGGICSAGHAGGVNEYGNMAVMAVTLAQTLGQNVGMMWNKHHTSAGDCRCPDVWLGCIMEDTGYYLPQKFSRCSIDEYNQFLQDGGGSCLFNKPLKLLDPPECGNGFVEAGEECDCGSQTECARSGGNCCKKCTLTHDAMCSDGLCCRGCKYEPRGVSCREAVNECDIPETCTGDSSQCPPNLHKLDGYFCDNEQGRCYGGRCKTRDRQCNALWGRGSAERFCYEKLNVEGTERGNCGHEGSGWTQCNKQDVLCGFLLCANISGTPRLGELSGEVATTTFFHQNRYVDCRGGHVQLADGSELSYVEDGTPCGPAMLCLDHKCLPVTAFNFSSCPGSGDGKICFEHGVCSNEGKCICQPEWTGKDCSVYDPIPEPKPTGETERYKGPSGTNIIIGSIAGAVLVAAIVLGGTGWGFKNIRRGRYDPAQQGV